The bacterium genome window below encodes:
- a CDS encoding T9SS type A sorting domain-containing protein translates to MCRWITNYRLQIFPNPFGSEAKIRFALPKKGIVNLKIYDASGRLVETLVNGETEPGYYTLKWNAKGFPTGIYFAKFVAKDYIKKEKLILLR, encoded by the coding sequence GTGTGCAGGTGGATTACAAATTACAGATTACAAATTTTCCCAAATCCATTTGGTTCAGAAGCTAAAATTAGATTTGCCCTACCTAAAAAGGGAATAGTAAATTTGAAGATTTACGATGCAAGTGGTAGGTTAGTGGAGACACTGGTTAATGGAGAGACTGAGCCTGGCTATTATACATTAAAGTGGAACGCTAAAGGTTTTCCGACTGGCATTTATTTTGCAAAGTTTGTAGCAAAAGATTACATAAAGAAAGAAAAGCTTATTTTGCTGCGGTAA
- a CDS encoding T9SS type A sorting domain-containing protein, whose translation MSRVKIQSYISVFGLTSSMLIMAIPQVVRAQPDTLWTRTYGGSSEDIGYSVEQTSDGGYIITGYTHSFGAGWCDVWLIKTNSVGDTVWTKTFGKSYDDKGYSVQQTKDDGYIITGSTVYFSGEGAWLIKTNANGDTIWTKIFDGYGSDVGVSVQQTSDGGYIITGYTISYGAGESDIWLIKTDSLGNKLWDKTYGGTYGDHGYSVQQTLDGGYIIAGCTESFGMGNNDVWLIKVGPDIGIEESVKCKMQNVKLDLQNYPNPLTKSTIISYSVLISSLVTLKIYDLSGREVITLINEKQKEGHYSVIWDRKDKYGKNLSGGIYFCYLLEEEFRIMGKMVVF comes from the coding sequence ATGAGCAGAGTAAAAATTCAAAGTTATATTTCAGTTTTTGGTCTAACCTCATCGATGCTTATTATGGCTATCCCTCAGGTAGTTAGAGCACAGCCAGATACATTATGGACACGTACCTATGGCGGAAGTAGCGAGGACATTGGCTACTCTGTGGAGCAGACTTCAGATGGAGGGTATATCATAACTGGATATACTCACTCTTTTGGTGCAGGTTGGTGTGATGTATGGCTCATAAAGACAAATTCAGTTGGTGATACAGTATGGACGAAGACCTTTGGTAAAAGTTATGATGATAAAGGCTACTCTGTGCAGCAAACCAAAGATGATGGATATATCATCACTGGATCTACCGTCTATTTCTCCGGTGAGGGTGCATGGCTTATAAAGACAAATGCAAATGGAGACACAATTTGGACAAAAATATTTGACGGATATGGTTCGGATGTAGGCGTATCGGTGCAACAGACCTCTGACGGTGGCTATATTATAACTGGATATACCATATCTTACGGGGCGGGTGAGTCTGATATCTGGCTTATAAAGACAGATTCACTTGGCAATAAGCTTTGGGATAAGACCTATGGTGGAACTTACGGTGATCATGGCTATTCAGTGCAACAGACTTTAGATGGAGGGTATATCATAGCTGGATGTACTGAGTCTTTTGGTATGGGTAATAATGATGTATGGCTTATAAAGGTAGGACCTGACATAGGAATAGAAGAGAGCGTAAAGTGCAAAATGCAAAATGTAAAATTGGATTTACAAAATTACCCAAATCCGCTTACCAAGTCTACTATTATCAGTTACAGTGTACTAATTTCATCTTTGGTGACCCTGAAGATTTACGATTTATCAGGGAGGGAAGTAATAACGCTTATTAATGAAAAGCAAAAAGAAGGACATTATAGTGTAATATGGGACAGGAAGGATAAATATGGAAAGAATCTAAGCGGTGGCATATATTTTTGCTACCTACTTGAGGAAGAGTTTAGAATTATGGGAAAAATGGTAGTTTTCTAA
- the rimI gene encoding ribosomal protein S18-alanine N-acetyltransferase: MEIKDLKMVEQIENECFKIPWPMSAFLQVLTMKDTLSVVWDESGDIIGYGMVIQLKSSVHIVNLAVKPSYRRKGIGSRILLNFIRYGEELGKKVATLEVRTSNLPAINLYRKFGFKKVEVKKSYYPDGEDAIVMRKELNFGVQNR, from the coding sequence ATGGAAATTAAAGACCTCAAAATGGTTGAACAAATAGAGAACGAATGTTTCAAAATTCCATGGCCAATGAGTGCATTCTTACAGGTGCTTACAATGAAGGATACCCTATCCGTCGTGTGGGATGAAAGCGGAGATATTATAGGGTATGGAATGGTTATTCAACTTAAATCATCGGTTCATATAGTGAACCTTGCTGTAAAACCAAGTTATAGAAGGAAAGGAATTGGAAGTAGGATACTTTTAAATTTCATCAGGTATGGGGAAGAACTGGGTAAAAAGGTTGCAACACTTGAAGTTAGAACCAGTAACCTTCCAGCGATAAATTTATATAGAAAATTTGGATTTAAAAAAGTGGAAGTAAAGAAGTCGTATTACCCTGATGGCGAAGATGCCATTGTTATGAGAAAAGAACTAAATTTTGGAGTGCAAAATCGGTGA
- the gcvT gene encoding glycine cleavage system aminomethyltransferase GcvT: MFKKTPFYGKHVEAGGKIVPFAGFEMPIQFKGILHEVKRVRSTVGIFDVSHMGRVEIHGPNAMRFVSELTTNDPYALNIFQAQYSCMCYPNGGIVDDLIVYRLPDKFLLVINAANREKDYQWMIEHKLEGIEIVDVSDEIAQLAVQGPMAEPTMQPLVDIDLSKMKYYWGANGKVAGVHAFISRTGYTGEDGFEIYFSVKYASEVWDKIVEAGRSFDIESIGLGARDTLRLEMKYCLYGNDIDETTNPLEAGLGWITKLNKPNFVGKEAIVRQKEEGLKRKLVGFVMKSKAIPRQHYKIFKQGRQIGEVTSGNFSPSINQPIGLGYVKIPYDEVNTEIEIDCREKLEPAKIIKPPFYTQRTHK; this comes from the coding sequence ATGTTTAAAAAAACTCCTTTCTATGGGAAGCATGTAGAAGCTGGTGGCAAAATTGTACCATTTGCTGGATTTGAAATGCCTATACAGTTTAAAGGAATACTACATGAAGTTAAACGAGTGCGGTCTACAGTTGGGATATTTGATGTATCTCATATGGGGAGGGTTGAGATTCACGGTCCTAATGCTATGAGATTTGTTAGTGAGCTGACAACAAATGACCCTTATGCACTCAATATTTTTCAAGCCCAGTATTCCTGTATGTGTTATCCAAATGGTGGTATAGTTGACGACCTTATTGTTTATCGTCTTCCTGATAAATTCTTGCTTGTCATAAATGCAGCTAATAGAGAGAAGGATTATCAATGGATGATTGAACACAAGTTAGAGGGTATAGAAATAGTGGATGTAAGTGATGAGATTGCACAACTTGCAGTTCAAGGTCCGATGGCAGAGCCTACAATGCAACCTTTGGTAGATATTGATTTATCTAAAATGAAATATTATTGGGGAGCTAATGGTAAAGTTGCTGGAGTACACGCATTTATTTCAAGAACCGGCTACACAGGGGAAGATGGGTTTGAAATCTATTTTTCTGTAAAATATGCGAGTGAAGTTTGGGATAAAATTGTTGAAGCAGGGCGTAGTTTTGATATTGAATCTATTGGACTTGGGGCAAGAGATACGCTGAGACTGGAGATGAAGTACTGTTTGTATGGAAACGATATAGATGAGACAACTAACCCACTTGAAGCTGGACTTGGCTGGATAACGAAACTTAATAAACCAAATTTTGTTGGTAAGGAAGCAATCGTTAGACAAAAGGAGGAAGGGTTAAAGAGAAAACTTGTAGGATTTGTAATGAAAAGTAAAGCTATTCCAAGACAGCACTATAAGATATTTAAACAAGGTAGACAGATAGGTGAGGTCACAAGTGGTAACTTTTCACCCTCAATAAATCAACCTATTGGATTAGGGTATGTAAAAATTCCATACGATGAAGTAAATACAGAAATTGAGATAGATTGTAGGGAAAAACTTGAACCCGCAAAGATTATAAAACCGCCTTTCTATACACAGAGAACACATAAATAA
- a CDS encoding alanine--glyoxylate aminotransferase family protein: MRKEYLLTPGPTPVPDAVRQAESQPIIHHRTKEHMEIFGRVSENLKPIFKTKNPVLTFAASGTGAMEGAVANTLSAGDKALAIRGGKFGERWFDICKAYGVNAIPIDVEWGDIAKPDVIKSHLDKDPNIKAVFATLCETSTATLYPIKEYGEIIKSKPNTIFVVDAISGLGACDIQVDNWGVDVCVAGSQKALMLPPGLAFASVSDKAWGFIEKSTLPKFYFNFTKARKSLEKADTPYTPAVSLIVALDKSLELINKEGIDGLLQRHALLAEATRAGVTALGLKLISKYSANAVTGVYAPDGVDGAELKSLLWKRYGVNVAGGQNHLKGKIIRIAHLGYMGPFDIITAISAIEMSLNDLNYPVEIGKGVKAAEEVLRKGAK; this comes from the coding sequence ATGAGAAAAGAGTATCTCTTAACACCTGGTCCTACTCCGGTTCCAGATGCAGTCAGGCAAGCTGAGTCCCAACCAATTATTCACCACAGGACAAAGGAGCATATGGAAATATTTGGCAGGGTATCAGAAAACTTGAAACCAATTTTCAAGACAAAGAATCCTGTGCTTACCTTTGCTGCCTCTGGGACTGGTGCTATGGAGGGTGCAGTAGCCAATACCTTATCAGCTGGTGATAAGGCATTAGCAATAAGGGGCGGTAAATTTGGTGAGCGGTGGTTTGATATCTGTAAAGCGTATGGAGTTAACGCGATTCCTATAGATGTAGAATGGGGCGATATAGCAAAACCTGATGTAATTAAGAGTCATCTGGATAAAGACCCAAATATTAAGGCAGTATTTGCTACACTGTGTGAGACAAGTACAGCTACTTTATATCCAATAAAAGAATATGGCGAAATTATAAAAAGCAAACCTAATACTATATTTGTAGTTGATGCCATCTCTGGCCTTGGTGCCTGTGACATCCAAGTCGATAACTGGGGTGTAGATGTTTGTGTAGCCGGTTCTCAGAAGGCACTTATGCTACCACCAGGACTTGCATTTGCTTCAGTCAGTGATAAGGCGTGGGGATTTATAGAAAAATCTACACTCCCTAAGTTTTATTTTAATTTTACGAAAGCAAGGAAGTCGTTAGAAAAGGCAGATACCCCGTATACACCGGCAGTCTCGTTAATTGTGGCACTGGATAAATCACTTGAGTTGATAAATAAAGAAGGCATAGATGGACTCTTACAGCGTCATGCATTACTTGCGGAGGCGACAAGAGCAGGAGTGACAGCACTTGGGCTTAAGTTAATTTCTAAATACTCTGCAAACGCAGTCACCGGCGTTTATGCTCCTGATGGTGTAGATGGTGCAGAACTCAAGAGCTTACTTTGGAAGCGTTACGGAGTCAATGTTGCAGGTGGGCAGAATCATCTAAAGGGTAAAATAATTAGGATTGCCCACCTCGGCTATATGGGCCCATTTGATATTATAACTGCCATTTCTGCAATTGAGATGTCTCTGAATGACCTTAACTATCCAGTAGAAATTGGCAAAGGTGTAAAGGCAGCTGAAGAAGTCTTAAGAAAGGGGGCAAAATGA
- a CDS encoding D-2-hydroxyacid dehydrogenase: MKVLVADPLDPGSIEELRKLRVDVEDLSGIPKEELPNRVGDFDVMVVRSATKVRKEMIDKMQQMKLIIRGGVGLDNIDADYAKSKGIKVVNTPGASSASVAELALAHMFAISRHIARGTQSIKEGQWEKKALTGIELSGKTLGIIGVGRVGKELAKRATALGMNVIGYDPYVKAVEGIKLVDLDTLIRTSDYISLHIPLTSETKHIIGKAGFEKMKPGVVIVNCARGGVIDESALLDALKSGKLAGAGLDVFETEPPAKSELMGLPNVTFTPHIGASTKEAQERIGKEVVNIIREFGK; this comes from the coding sequence ATGAAAGTACTTGTGGCAGACCCACTTGACCCCGGCTCAATTGAAGAGCTGCGAAAGTTAAGGGTTGATGTTGAAGACTTATCCGGAATCCCAAAAGAGGAGCTACCAAACAGGGTAGGTGATTTTGATGTTATGGTGGTGAGGAGTGCGACTAAGGTAAGAAAGGAAATGATAGACAAGATGCAGCAAATGAAACTTATTATAAGAGGTGGAGTCGGACTTGATAACATAGATGCAGATTATGCTAAATCCAAAGGCATAAAAGTTGTTAACACTCCCGGTGCCTCCTCTGCTTCTGTAGCTGAGCTTGCACTTGCCCACATGTTTGCAATATCAAGACATATTGCAAGGGGGACGCAGTCTATAAAGGAAGGGCAATGGGAGAAAAAGGCACTTACAGGTATTGAGTTATCAGGTAAGACACTCGGTATAATAGGAGTAGGCAGGGTTGGTAAAGAGCTTGCCAAGCGGGCAACTGCTCTTGGTATGAATGTTATCGGCTACGACCCTTATGTCAAAGCTGTAGAGGGAATAAAACTTGTAGACCTTGATACATTAATTAGAACCTCAGATTATATATCTCTCCATATTCCACTAACTTCTGAGACCAAACACATTATTGGGAAGGCTGGATTTGAAAAAATGAAGCCAGGTGTAGTTATTGTAAACTGTGCAAGAGGTGGCGTAATTGATGAATCTGCATTACTTGACGCTTTAAAGAGTGGTAAATTAGCAGGTGCTGGGCTTGATGTATTTGAGACTGAACCACCTGCTAAGAGTGAACTCATGGGGCTACCAAATGTCACTTTTACTCCTCATATAGGAGCTTCAACTAAAGAGGCGCAGGAAAGGATTGGTAAAGAGGTTGTCAACATTATACGCGAGTTCGGTAAATAA
- a CDS encoding DUF1565 domain-containing protein has protein sequence MSSGEVKNSTIMNNETGIFTSGSSAPTVKLTNIVNNTNYGVYIDGKSTPNLGDKNANKESRNVIYGNSKYDVYNNTANTIWAQRNYWGTMDLDTIRAHIYDYYDNPALGKVIFEPIWSGPTVGTSGPMCAGGLQITDYKFSQIHLVQKLKLDLPYLKRE, from the coding sequence GTGTCAAGTGGTGAGGTTAAGAATAGCACAATTATGAATAATGAGACTGGAATCTTTACCTCTGGTAGTTCAGCTCCGACTGTTAAGCTCACTAATATAGTGAATAACACAAACTATGGTGTGTATATAGATGGTAAGTCTACTCCTAATCTTGGTGATAAGAATGCGAATAAGGAGTCAAGAAATGTAATCTATGGTAATAGTAAATACGATGTCTATAATAATACTGCTAATACTATTTGGGCACAGAGAAATTATTGGGGAACAATGGATTTGGATACAATAAGGGCGCATATCTACGACTATTACGATAATCCGGCTCTGGGTAAAGTGATATTTGAGCCTATTTGGTCAGGTCCAACAGTTGGAACGAGTGGTCCAATGTGTGCAGGTGGATTACAAATTACAGATTACAAATTTTCCCAAATCCATTTGGTTCAGAAGCTAAAATTAGATTTGCCCTACCTAAAAAGGGAATAG
- a CDS encoding nitroreductase family protein, translating to MDVSDAIKERRSVRAYKDKEIPDDSLNKILEAARLAPSASNRQQWKFIVIRDTVRRKAIARAAANQEFVGEAPVVIAAVSLDPVHVMRCGVPEYAVDLAIAVDHMTLQAVELGLGSCWICAFAQEEVKRILNIPAKYKVVALLPIGYPSDAPGPKIRKSIEEIVCYEAFPKDPVDK from the coding sequence ATGGATGTAAGTGATGCCATAAAAGAAAGAAGGAGTGTGAGAGCGTACAAGGATAAAGAAATACCTGACGATAGTTTAAATAAGATACTTGAGGCTGCCCGGCTTGCACCTTCTGCATCCAACAGACAGCAGTGGAAGTTTATAGTCATACGCGACACAGTTCGCAGGAAAGCAATTGCCCGTGCAGCAGCTAACCAGGAATTTGTTGGTGAAGCTCCAGTTGTTATTGCAGCAGTCTCTCTTGACCCTGTGCATGTAATGAGGTGTGGGGTCCCAGAATACGCTGTAGACCTCGCTATTGCTGTTGACCATATGACATTGCAAGCAGTGGAACTTGGGCTTGGTAGCTGTTGGATATGTGCATTCGCACAGGAAGAAGTTAAACGAATACTTAATATACCGGCTAAATATAAAGTAGTAGCTCTACTTCCAATTGGCTACCCAAGTGATGCTCCAGGTCCAAAGATACGTAAATCTATTGAAGAGATAGTATGTTATGAGGCATTTCCGAAGGATCCTGTGGATAAATAG
- a CDS encoding PTS sugar transporter subunit IIA translates to MLLQELIDEELINCNLTGKNRDAVIEELVELFIKKEIIKDKGEFITGIKKREEIESTAIGDGIAIPHGRSDSVKKLMIAFGRTAQGVNFNAVDKNPVHLIFMIAAPVEMRKEYLQAVAKVARLLKSKIMRDALLKSENPKDVMKVIRDFDGVVPEKLKVKIKKGRIIHRK, encoded by the coding sequence ATGCTTTTACAGGAATTGATAGATGAGGAACTCATAAATTGTAACCTTACAGGTAAAAACAGAGATGCAGTTATTGAAGAACTTGTAGAACTTTTTATAAAGAAAGAAATAATTAAGGATAAAGGTGAATTTATTACTGGTATTAAGAAGAGAGAAGAGATAGAATCGACAGCCATCGGAGACGGTATTGCTATCCCACATGGAAGGTCGGATTCGGTTAAGAAACTAATGATAGCATTTGGAAGGACGGCTCAGGGGGTTAATTTTAACGCTGTTGATAAGAACCCTGTACACTTAATCTTTATGATTGCCGCCCCAGTTGAGATGCGTAAAGAATATTTGCAAGCAGTTGCTAAGGTTGCAAGACTTTTGAAGTCAAAGATTATGAGAGATGCGTTACTTAAATCAGAAAATCCGAAAGACGTAATGAAAGTGATAAGAGATTTTGACGGTGTGGTGCCAGAGAAGTTAAAAGTGAAAATAAAGAAAGGAAGGATAATTCATAGAAAATAA
- a CDS encoding T9SS type A sorting domain-containing protein yields MQVDTVSGMDHQALRAWLAALPNLVGAIFIGEIPVAWYESNGFWSWEEFPIDLYFMDLNGDWLDSDGDGIYDEHTGDVRPEIWVSRLYARPLLWDNEVRLLKRYFEKNHLYRTEGLGVPQRALSFVDDDWVGFGDCGLSSVYTDVGVVENETATTANGYRSKLGEGYEWIQLCAHSSPWTHTFRVPTGFRGTVFNYEIFVLKPYALFYNLFACSGTRFVEENYLAGWYIFNDLYGLLTVGSTKTGSMLYFKDFYTPIGNGNSVGEAFKEWFIQHGEESIDWFYGLNILGDPTLKPLGQKKCNISQLRVQQCPSNGWSTPEVVASHPESDGNPDIISGVDGKIWVVWESGRSANNGRSDIYCAYRDMSGWSSVMNIGADEYWDFNPTIGIYNSQPIAIWANMGRNALHYNLYYSQYNGNNWSYPMLVSSDPSCDLHPNLANSRDGKLWLTWQTRRDVNSNIYTAYFQDGTWAPAQRVTQTNDDEVSPVIVIDGTNLPWIFYCRYNPKSSEIWGSHYDGSNWIEIGPISGIQVSAYRPAATADSSGRVWVGWQAFDEGVGNIYTSYYNGSDWSLPKKITLNTQNSLFPDMTTDWNGTCWVVWQGKVDGEWDIYASRLDDTLWTSPEVIGLSGPDINPKITADSSGVWVVWQNCQSGNWNIYVSNNNLQEIYEIFLKTTKVFTVFQSYPNPFTEETQILYWLPYTAFIRISIYNLLGQKILTLSDGTQGPGYHKVRWTGCDSHKKKVASGIYFYKIEIDNFKTANKLIVLQ; encoded by the coding sequence GTGCAGGTAGATACAGTTTCGGGTATGGACCACCAAGCACTGCGAGCATGGCTTGCAGCATTACCTAATTTAGTAGGTGCTATATTTATTGGTGAGATCCCTGTAGCTTGGTATGAGTCTAACGGGTTTTGGTCTTGGGAAGAGTTTCCAATTGACTTGTATTTTATGGATTTGAATGGAGACTGGCTTGATTCCGACGGTGACGGTATTTATGATGAACACACAGGAGATGTTAGACCAGAAATTTGGGTCAGTAGACTCTACGCTCGCCCTTTGCTTTGGGATAATGAAGTAAGGCTTCTTAAGCGATACTTTGAGAAAAACCACCTATACAGGACAGAAGGTTTAGGGGTGCCACAAAGGGCATTATCATTTGTGGATGATGATTGGGTTGGATTTGGAGACTGTGGATTAAGTTCAGTCTATACAGATGTGGGAGTGGTAGAAAATGAGACAGCAACTACAGCAAATGGGTACAGAAGTAAATTAGGTGAGGGATACGAATGGATACAGTTGTGTGCCCACTCTTCACCATGGACACATACATTTAGAGTTCCAACCGGATTCCGGGGCACTGTCTTTAATTACGAAATATTTGTGTTAAAGCCCTACGCTTTGTTTTATAATCTATTTGCATGTTCAGGGACAAGATTTGTAGAAGAGAATTATTTAGCAGGTTGGTATATATTTAATGATTTATATGGGCTATTGACAGTGGGAAGTACAAAAACCGGGTCTATGCTTTATTTTAAAGATTTTTATACCCCTATTGGTAATGGAAATAGTGTTGGGGAAGCATTTAAAGAATGGTTTATACAACATGGAGAAGAATCTATAGATTGGTTCTATGGGTTAAATATACTTGGTGACCCTACTTTAAAACCACTGGGACAAAAGAAATGCAATATATCTCAATTAAGAGTCCAACAGTGCCCATCAAATGGATGGTCAACTCCAGAAGTTGTAGCATCACATCCTGAGTCTGATGGTAATCCAGACATAATTTCGGGTGTTGATGGAAAGATTTGGGTAGTGTGGGAGTCGGGACGCTCAGCTAACAATGGCAGGTCTGATATATACTGTGCTTACAGGGATATGAGTGGTTGGTCGAGTGTAATGAATATTGGAGCTGATGAGTATTGGGATTTTAATCCAACAATTGGAATCTATAATTCACAGCCTATTGCAATATGGGCAAATATGGGTAGGAATGCTCTCCACTACAACCTGTATTACAGCCAATACAATGGCAACAACTGGTCTTATCCTATGCTTGTATCATCTGACCCAAGCTGTGACTTACATCCTAATCTTGCAAATAGTAGAGATGGAAAACTTTGGCTCACTTGGCAAACGAGGAGAGATGTAAACTCTAATATCTACACAGCTTACTTTCAAGATGGAACATGGGCACCTGCTCAAAGAGTTACTCAAACTAATGATGATGAAGTATCACCAGTAATAGTCATTGACGGGACTAATTTACCTTGGATATTTTATTGCAGATACAACCCAAAAAGTTCTGAAATTTGGGGTAGTCACTATGATGGCTCAAATTGGATAGAAATAGGTCCTATTTCTGGTATCCAGGTGAGTGCTTATAGACCTGCGGCTACAGCTGACAGCAGTGGTCGAGTATGGGTTGGATGGCAAGCATTTGATGAGGGTGTGGGTAATATATACACAAGCTACTATAACGGTTCAGATTGGAGTCTTCCTAAGAAAATAACTTTAAATACTCAAAATAGCTTATTTCCGGATATGACCACAGACTGGAATGGGACGTGTTGGGTTGTCTGGCAGGGTAAAGTAGATGGAGAATGGGATATTTATGCAAGCCGTTTAGATGATACACTTTGGACAAGCCCTGAAGTGATAGGATTGTCAGGTCCTGATATTAATCCAAAAATAACAGCTGATTCGTCAGGAGTATGGGTTGTATGGCAAAATTGCCAATCAGGTAACTGGAATATATATGTTTCAAATAATAACTTGCAAGAAATTTATGAAATTTTTCTAAAGACTACAAAAGTGTTTACTGTTTTCCAAAGTTATCCTAACCCGTTTACAGAGGAGACTCAAATCTTATATTGGTTACCTTATACGGCATTTATAAGAATTTCTATATATAATTTATTAGGACAAAAAATCCTGACTCTATCAGATGGAACCCAGGGACCAGGATATCATAAGGTAAGATGGACTGGCTGCGATTCTCATAAGAAGAAAGTAGCATCTGGTATCTACTTTTACAAAATAGAAATAGATAATTTTAAGACAGCAAATAAACTTATCGTATTGCAGTAG
- a CDS encoding right-handed parallel beta-helix repeat-containing protein: protein MTVGSMENTGIELFKPIDDSKTPNEKIMNCEIEYAYRGISVLDKDRKLELQKCRISDCLDTGVYSLADQLSIKQNTITHNNRGVWVDKGNTEVKNSIIMNSWDAGVYATNTAVVDVKNDTLLGNATGV from the coding sequence ATGACAGTGGGTAGTATGGAGAATACAGGGATAGAATTGTTTAAACCTATTGATGATAGTAAAACTCCAAATGAGAAGATAATGAACTGTGAGATTGAATATGCGTATCGTGGAATATCTGTGTTAGATAAGGATAGAAAACTTGAGCTCCAGAAATGTAGGATAAGTGACTGTTTGGATACAGGTGTGTATTCACTTGCCGACCAGTTGAGTATTAAGCAAAATACTATTACACATAATAATAGAGGGGTATGGGTAGATAAGGGCAATACAGAGGTTAAGAATTCAATTATCATGAACTCGTGGGATGCAGGCGTATATGCAACAAATACTGCTGTTGTAGATGTAAAGAATGATACTTTACTTGGTAATGCAACGGGGGTGTAG